In the Brevundimonas sp. LM2 genome, CACCGTCTTTTCCGAACTGCCCAAGCTGCTGGAGCGCGCCGGACCGGGGCCAATCCGGCCGGACGGGACCACGGCAGGGCCCATCACGGCCCTGTTCACCGTGCTGGTGGACGGCGGCGATCACGACGAGCCCATCGCCGATGCGGTGCGCGGGATCCTGGACGGCCACATCGTCATGGACCGCAAGATCGCCGAGCGCGGCCGCTTCCCGGCCATCGACGTGCTGAAGTCCGTCAGCCGGACCCTGCCGGCCTGCCAGACCCCGCCCGAGCGCGAGCTGAACCGCCGCGCTCGCCAATGCCTCAGCGCCTATTCCAGCATGGAGGAACTGATCAAGATCGGGGCCTATCGCGCCGGTGCCGACCCCATCACCGACCGCGCCATCGCCCTCAATCCGGCGCTGGAAGCCTTCCTCGGCCAGGACAAGGACGACGTCACCCGGATGGCCGATTCCTTCAACCGGTTGGAAAGCATTCTGAACCAAGGTCTGCTGCAGTGACCGGAGACTATCGATGACCGCCTGGGCCCATTCCCTGATCCGCATCTCCAACTATGAGGTCGAGACGCTGCAGAAGCGCCTGTCCGAGATCAGCGCCCGCAAGGCCTCGGCCGAGATGCGCCTGGCCGTGCTGGAGGCCGAGGCCGAGGTCGAACGCGAGCGCGCCCGCATGGACGCCGAGGCCGGGATGCTGCTGCAGGCCTATCTGGCCGGCTGGAAGGCCCGCAAGGGGGCCGCCGAATCCACCCTGTCCACCCTCGACGCCGAGGAAGAAGGCGCCCGCGACGCCCTGACCGGGGCCTATTCCGAGTTGAAGAAATTCGAACACGTCGCCGAAACCACCCGCCTGAACGCCCTCATCGCCGCCGGCAAGCGCGAAACGGCGGCGTTTGATGAAATGGGTCTGCGGAAGCGTAGCGCCTGACGGCCCTTCTCCCCTTGCGGGAGAAGGTGGCCGAGCAAAGCGAGGTCGGATGAGGGGTACAAGGACGCGGATGCGATGCGACCAATAGCCCCCAACGGCCAGACCGGGAATCACCCCTCATCCGGCCCTTCGGGCCACCTTCTCCCGCAAGGGGAGAAGGGACCGTCGCGTCGCCTCGTCCTCGCCGCGCCCTTCGCCCTCGCCGCCTGTGCCCGCACCGAGGCCGCGCCGGCGGTCCCGGCGACCCCGCTGAAGTCCCTCGTGCCCTTTCCCATCGGCACGGCCGCCATGGCGGGCCAGTTCGACGACCCCGCCTGGGTCCATCTGGCCCTGACCCACGTCTCCCAGCTCACGCCGGAGTGGGAGATGAAGATGGAATATATCCTGGCCGGGCCGGACGACTACCGCTGGGACGCCCCGGACCGGATCGCCGCCTTCTGCGTGACCCACGGCCTGCGCCTGCATGGGCATGCCCTGATCTGGTACGCGCAAGGGGCCGAGGTGTTCGAGGGCCTGGACCGCGCCCGCTTCATCGAAGCCTTCGACGGCTATATCGCCACCGTGGCCGGCCGCTACCGGGGCCGGGCGGTCGGTTGGGACGTGGTCAACGAGGCCGTGGCCGAGGACGGGAACGGCCTTCGCGACTGCCACTGGAGCCGCGCCCTGGGCCAGGACGGCTATATCGCCCGCGCCTTCGAACAGGCGAAGGCCGCCGACCCCGACGCGGTGCTGTTCCTGAACGACTACAATCTGGAGAACAATCCGACCAAGGGCGCGACCTTCCTCAGGCTGGTCGAGCGGCTGCTGAAGGCCGGCGTGCCGATCGGCGGCCTCGGTACCCAGTCGCACCTCGACATCGAGATCCCCGCCGGCCAGACACGCGCCTTCTTCCGCGACGCCGCCGCCTTCGGCCTGCCGATCCATGTCTCCGAGCTGGACGCCTCTCTGCGTTCCGAGGGCCGGATCGACACCCGCTCGCCGCGCCAGCGCATCGACCAGCAGACCGCCCGCGTCGCCGAACTGACCGAGGCCTTCGTCGCCCTGCCCCCGGCCCAGCGCTACGCCTTCACCGTCTGGGGCATGCGCGACACCGACAGCTGGCTGCGCCGCGACGCCCGCGACGACGGCAAGGACAGCCCGCTGCTGTTCGACGCCGCGGGACAGCCGACGCCGATGTTCGACGCGGTAGCCGGTGTCATACGCGCCCGATAGGGGACGGCTGTAAACCGGAGCCGCTGCGCCATGTCGTTTCTGTCCAAGGCCCTGCTGGCCGCCCTTAGCCTGCTGTTCGCCGCTCCGGCCTCGGCCCAGGATGATCTGAGGATCAACCAGATCCAGATCCTGGGCAGCCACAACTCCTATCGCCCCTACCCCGACGCGGCGATGCTGGCGGCGGTCCGGGCGGTCGCCCCGACCGAAGTGGCCGGTCTGGAGTACGGCCATCCGCCGCTGGATCAGCAGCTGGCGCTGGGCGTCCGCCAGTTCGAGTTCGACCCCGTCTCCGACAGCGCCGGCGGCCTGTTCGCCGCCCCCTACGCCGACGATCCCGAGGCTCTGCGGATCATGCGCGCGCCCGGGGCCAAGGTGCTGCACATTCCGCCGTTCGACTATCGCACCGACTGCCTGACGCTGGCCCTGTGCCTGCAGGGCGTGGCCGACTGGTCGGACGCGCATCCTGGCCATCCCCTGCTTGTCATCCTGGTCAACAATCGCGATGCGCCCGAGCCCTATACGGCCGAAGGTCTGGACGCGGTCGACGTCACCATTCGCGGCGTCTTCGGCCCGGACCGGCTGATCACGCCGGACCGCGTTCGCGGCGACCACGCCAGTCTGCGCGACGCCGTCCTGGCCCGCGCCTGGCCGACCGTGGAGGCCGCGCGTGGCAAGGTGCTGGTGGTGCATGACACCGGATCGCGCCTGAACGCCCTGTACGCCGAGGGCCATCCGGGTCTGCGCGGTCGGGCGATGTTCGGCTTCTATCCGGAGGACGCGGACGAGGCGGCGATCTTCAACATCCAGGACCCGGTTGCCGAGGGCGCCACGATCCGACGACTGGTGGCCCAGGGCTTCCTGGTCCGCAGCCGCGCCGACTCCGGCACGGTCGAGGCCCGCGCGGGCGACCTCGGCCGGCTGGAGGCTGCGGTCCAGGCCGGGGCCCAGATCATCAGCACCGACTACTATCCCGGCGCGCCCGATCCCCTGGGCCTCGGCTTCGTCGTCCGATTGGCCGACGGTTTCTCCCAGCCCAATCCCCGGGCCGCGGCGGCCGGCGGGGGCGACCACCCCTGAACCCCTAGATCACCGCGGACACCAGGCCCAGTTCGACCGCCTCGTTCGCCTCGATATACCAGTTGGCCGGCGCCCGGCTTTCCAGATCGTCCAGCGTCACCGACGAGCCGATGATCAGGTTCCGGAACCCCTCGCGCTGGATCAGGATCGAATGCTCGAGCTCGTGCAGCATGGCCTTCACCGTGGCCAGGCAGCTGGTGAGCGGCCCGTTGATGGCCAGCGTCTTGTCCATCTTGCGCTCGTGGATCATCAGCCGCGTGCCCCGCGTCAGAAACCGGTTTCCCGGGGCGAAGAAGCCCATCAGGGTCGCGCCCGCAGAATAGACCACGGCCTTGCCCAGGAAGGCGAACCGCCGGTCGGGGCTGATCTCGGACTGGAAGCGGATATCCTCCCCCATCATGCGCGCGACCTCGGGATCGCCGCCCAGGGTGGACAGCTCCAGAACGACCAGCCCCGTCTGCGGGGCCGCGTCCAGCTGGGCGCGGAAATTCCAGTACATGGCGTAGTCGACGTCCCCGCCGAGCAGGATGGCGGGGCGCGCGAAATCAAGGGCGTTCAGGTCGGTCATGGTCCGGTGTCGCTATGAGGAGGCGAAGACAGCGCCGACCGGCCTGTCCGGTTCCCTCTGCGACATCGACGCCCGGCCTTTTTCCATGGCCACGCTTGATGGTTGCACATCGCCGTCGCATCACCCGGCGCAATGATCGACAAGGACCACAAGAACGCCATCCTGGCCGCCGAGCGCGAGTTCGAACGACGCGAGAATCTGGCCCGCGCCCTGGCCGTTTCGGGCATCACCCTGATCGGCAGGATCACCAGCCCGGCCGACCCGGGCCCGCCGGCCGCCTCGCCCGCGCCGTCGGCGGCCCCCTCGCGCTCAGCCGGGCCGAAGGCCCTCTTGCACGACATCGGGTCCGAGGACTGAGCCGGCCGTATTCGCGAGCGCCAGCGGGCCTTGCCCCGGCGGCGAAACGCGACGGCTGTCCCGCTTGAACGACCCGAGCAGGGCGGCGTCCCGGTAGACCTCGACGTGGGAATAGTCGCGCGTCATGAGCAGCGTCACCTGGGCGATGTCCCTGGCATCGTCGTCGCCATCCAGCTCGATCGACTCCGTCAACGGAGACCGGGAGGGACCGTCATGAAGGCGCAGCTTGTAACGCGGCATCGGAAGGCTCCAGCACGGCCTTCGATCAATATTGAGAATTCGCCGGTCGATTTCCATCGAAAATCGAAGGGCGCGGCATTTATCCTCAGGTTTCGCCCGCCGGCGATGCGCGCCTCCGGTCGGCGACGCCCTTGGCCGCGGCGTAACATTCGCAGGCGGCGCGCTCCAGAATGACGCGGTCGGTGATCACGACCTTGCCCCGGGAATAGGTGATGGCCCCCGCGGACGCCAGGGACTGCGCCGCCTCGTTCACCGTGGTCCGTTGGGCCCCCAGCATGTTGGCGAGGAACTCCTGCCTCATGAACAGGGTGTCACCGCCCGCTCGGTCGTGCGCGCGCAGCAACCATTTGGCGAACCTCTGCTCGGTCCGGTGCAGCGCGTTGCAGGGCGCGGACTGCTCCAGTTCGACCTGAAGCGACGCGTCGTAGAGGGCGAGGACATTGCGCAGGCCAGGGTGGTCGGACGAAAGTTCCCGCAGGCGTCGCGCCTCGATCCGCAGCGCGTTGCCCGCCAGCTGACCCACATACCGGACGGAGGTGCGATAGGGGGTGAGCCAGGCCGTGACCCCCGTGAAGCCCTCGAAGCCGACCATATAGGCCTCGACGGTCTCGCCGGTGGTCATGATCGACACAGCGGAGATGATGCCGTGGTTCACGAAACAGATGTGGCGGACGTCTTCGTCAGGTTCGCCGAACACCTGTCCGAGCTTGAAGTTGAAGTCCGACAGATGCGGCGCGATGGCGTCACGGTCGGTCTTGCTGAGCTGTTCGAGAAGCGCGTTACGTCGGTGAAGCTTAGCCATAAAGGCCCCTAACGGATCGCTCTGCGCGGCGTCAGTCAGAAAGTGACATAGTTCAACTTGGAGACGGCTTGCGGCCTCGCGACGTCGGGGTCAGGGCCGGGATCCGCTCGAGGGTGCGACCCACGGTCCTTGAGAACGCCAAACGCCCGCCGGTCTCCCGGCGGGCGTGGATTCGGTTGGCCGGAGCCAGGTCGTCAGGCGGCGGCGCTGACCGGGGACGCGTTTTCAGACGGGTCGCGCAAGACATAGCCGCGGCCCCAGACGGTCTCGATGTAGTGTTTGCCGCCGGCGGCCGTGGCCAGCTTCTTGCGCAGCTTGCAGATGAAGACGTCGATGATCTTCAGCTCGGGCTCGTCCATGCCGCCGTACAGGTGGTTCAGGAACATTTCCTTGGTCAGGGTAGTGCCCTTGCGGAGCGAAAGCAGCTCCAGCATCTGGTATTCCTTGCCGGTCAGGTGGACTCGGTGGCCGTGCACCTCGACCGTCTTGCCGTCCAGGTTCACGGCGATCTCGCCGGTGTGGATGATGGCCTGGGCGTGACCCTTGGAGCGACGGACCACGGCGTGGGTGCGCGCGATCAGCTCGTCCTTGTGGAAGGGCTTGGTCATGTAGTCGTCGGCGCCGCCGCCGAAGGTCTTGACCTTGGTCTCGATCTCGGTCGAGCCCGACAGGATCATCACCGGGGTGTTGACCTTGCCCACGCGGAGCTGCCGCAGCACCTCAAGCCCGCTCATGTCGGGCAGGTTCAGGTCCAGAAGGATCAGGTCGTAGTCATAGATCTTGCCCAGATCGATGCCCTCTTCGCCCAGGTCCGTCGTGTAGACGTTGAAGCCTTCCGACTTGAGCATGAGCTCGATGCTCTGTGCGGTCGCGTGATCGTCTTCGATAAGCAGAACGCGCATTCGGTGCCCCTCCAGGCAAAGCTTGATCATATGACCCGGCTGATGGTTCCGGGTAACCTTGTTCGAGAGTTAACCGGCGAAAAACTTAAGAATGGTTAACGTGTCCCCTATTGAGACGAATCTAGGCTGATTTGCGAATCGAGGTCGAGACTCCGCGAGTCAACGATTCGAATTATTTTAAGATTTCGTTCGGGCCTGCACGACACGACCGATTCTGACGGGTCACAAGACTATATTCCTAGCCTTGCGAGAGGGGTCAGCCGACGTCCTCGTTTCAAGGAGGGGACGATCATGATGAGGAGCGCATACCGCGTCGCCGTGTCGGAAGAGGATCGCGGCAGGGCGGATCTGGTGGTTCAGATCGTCTCGCTGCGGTTCGGCCTGCCGGTGACGGCGATCCGGGCGGACGGGCGGCTGTCGCGCGCGGCGCTGCGGGCCCGGCGGGTGGCCATGTATCTGGCCTATGTCTCGTTCGAATGGCCCCAAGAACGGGTCGCCCATGCCTTTGCGGTCAATCGCCAGACCGCCGCCAACGCCTGCGTCCGGATCGAGGACGCGCGCGACAACGCCGAGCTGAACGCCCTGCTGAACGAGCTGGAGGGGGCCATCCACGCCATCGTCGGCCAACCTGGAGACGGCGCGCCTGGCGTGCCGGCGGCGGCGTGAGCGTCGAGACGGAGGCGTGGGATCTGCCCGACTCTCCCACAGTCGCCCGTGCCCGTCGCCTGCTCGCCCGGCCCAGCGCCTGGCTGGCCGAAGCGGCGGCCGGCCGCTACGGCCTGCGGCTGACGGCCGATCGCCGGACGCGGCCGATCATGACCCTGGACGAGACCACCTTCCGCGCCCTGGTCGCCTCGCCGGGACTGAAGGCCAGGCCCCAGGGCGGCTGGGTCGCGGTCCCGTCCCGGGCCGGGGCCGCCCCTCCCCCCGCGGGCGTTCCTAGCCGCATCGCCGGCGAAAGGCTTGTGATGCAGGCCGACGGCCGCCTCACGACCCACCGGTCCAATCTGGGCGAAAGCCCCGTCGCCTGGCTGGCGCGCCGCAAGGATGCCCACGGCCGGCCCTGGCTGGAGCCGGCCGAGGTCGCGGCGGCCGAACGCCTGCGACACGACGCCGAACTGGCCCAGGCCGGTCCGTCCCTGACCATGCGCTGGGACGCCCTGCCGCGCGCGGGCGGAGGCTCCGCGGCGCGGATCGAGCCGGGCGACCGCGCCCTGGCCGCCGGACGCCGGGTCGCAGAGGCGCTGAGCGCCTGCGGCCCCCGCTGCCGCGCCTTCGTCGAACAGGCCTGTCTGCGCGACACCGCCCTCCAGGCCGCCGAGCGCGCCCTGGGCGTCCCGCGTCGACAGGGCAAGCTGCTGCTGAAGGAGGGGCTGGCGGCGCTGGCGGCGCATTACGGGATAGGCGGTAGGCAGTAGGCAGTAGGCAGTAGGCAGTAGGCAGTAGGCAGTAGGCAGTAGGCAACAGGCAACAGGCAACAGGCAACAGGCAACAGGCAACAGGCAACAGGCAACAGGCAACAGGCAACAGGCAACAGGCAACAGGCAACAGGCAACAGGCAACAGGCAACAGGCAACAGGAAAATCTTAAGCTAAGGGAAAACGCACTATAACCACCCGGCCCGCGGACCGCCTACTGCCTACTGCCTACTGCCTACTGCCTACTGCCTAACTTCCCCCATCGCCTCCTGCCGGATCCGGCCGACCATGGCGTTCAGCCCGTTGGCCCGTTGCCGGGTCAGGGCCTGGGGCAGGCCCAGGCGGTCCAGCGCCGCCTTGGCGTCGAAGGCCAGGATCTGGTCGGCCGGCCGCCGCGAATAGAGCTTCAGCAGCAGGGCCACATTGCCTTTGGAGATCGCGCTGTCGCTGTCGGCGCGGAAGACCAGCCGGTCGCCCTCGCGTCCCGAGGCCAGCCAGACCTGGGCGGCGCAGCCGGGCACCTTGTTCGGCTCGATCCGATCAGCGTCCGGCAGGGGCTCCAGGTCCTTGCCGAGATCGATGACATAGGCGATGCGCTGCTCCCAGTCCTCGAGGACGTCGAAATCCTCGATCAGTTCGGCCAGGGTGTCGTCGATCGTCGCGGCGTCGGTCATGGGGCGCAGATAGTCCGGCCGACCCGTCAGGACAACGGGACCGATCGTCCTTGGCCGGTGCCCCCTCTCGGCCTCGGGTTCGCCTTGCACGGGTGCGGGCTTTGGCCGACTCACCCGGACCTCTAGGATAAAGGGTCGGGCCCTCCCCTCCTGCCCGCGTTTTGCCCAAGGCCGTCCGGATTTCCGCTTGACCGCATCCCCCCCGTCAACCCCAGACGCCCCGCCTGCTCCGGTTCGGCCGGGCGTGGGCGAAGGCGTGCCCGCCCTGGCGGCCTGGCACGGGGCCTGGGCGGCCGCCGCGACGGTCATGACCCTGGGCGGGCTCTGGCCGGGAGCCCTGGACGGGCCGGCGGCCTTCGGCTGCCTGGCCATGATGGTCCCCGGCCTGGCGGGCCTGGCCCTGATGGCGCGCGACGGAACGGGCGAGCGGGCCCTGGTCCTGGTCGTCTGGACCGTGTCCGCCGTGGCCGCCGCCGTGCTGTCGGGAGGACTGGGCGGGCCTCTGGTCGGATTCATCACCATGCCGTTCGTGGCCGCCCTCGCCCTGGGCGGACCGCGACACGGCGTTCGCCTGGCCCAGGGGGGGGCCCTGGGATGCGCGGTCGCCGCTGTCGGGGGTCAGATGTCGGCCGCCTTCATCGGTGCCCCGGGCCTCGACATCGGCATGGCGACGGCGTCCAGCCTGCTGGCGTCGCTCGCGGCGGTCCTGGCGGTGCGCCTGTCCTGGCGTTTGCGCGAATCCCGTCTGACGGCGGCGGAAGAGGCCACGCGGCGGGTCGAGGGCCTGCTGTCCGGTCAGCCCGGCCTGACCCTGGTGCTGGAGCCGACGGGTCGGGTGATCGGGGCCTATGGCTCCGCCCCCCCGGCCCTGCTGGTCGATCCCCTGTTCGATCAGGGGCTGATCGCCTCCGTCCACGCGCCCGACCGCCCGGCGATCCTGGCCGCCATCGACGCGGCCCTGCGCGGCCAGGCCGCCGAGGTCGCCTTCGCCCCGCGTCAGGCCCTGGACCGGCGCGTCATCCTGATCCTGCGGCGCTTTGACGACGGCCACACCGCGTCCTCTGGCCCGCCCCGCCTGATCGCCCAGGCCTTCGACGGCACCCGCCAGTTCGCCATCGAGGTCGGTCTGGAGGCCGCCCGGGCCGAGGCCGAGGCCCGCGACGCCGGCAAGACCCGCTTCCTGGCCAATATGAGCCACGAGCTGCGCACGCCGCTGAACGCCGTGCTGGGCTTCTCCGACGTCATGCGCCAGCGCCTGTTCGGTCCCCTGTCGCCCAAATACGGAGAGTACGCCGACAATATCCACGAGGCCGGCTCGCACCTGCTGGACCTGATCGGCGACGTGCTGGACGTGTCCAAGATCGAGGCCGAACGCTATGAGCTGAATCGCGAACCCTTCGACGCCCGCGAGGTCGTGTCGGCGGCCGTGGCCCTGGTCAGGGTCGCCGCCACGGACAAGGAGGTCAGCCTGGCCAGCCTGCTGCCGGACGAGGTCCTAGAGGTCGAGGCCGACCGCCGGGCGCTCAAGCAGATCACGCTCAACCTGCTGTCCAACGCCATCAAATTCACCCCGGCGGGCGGCTCCGTGACCCTGACGCTGGAGACCATCGGGCCCTATCTGGAGCTGATCGTCTCGGACACCGGCGTCGGTATCGCCGCCCGCGACCTGCAGCGCCTGGGTCGCCCCTTCGAACAGGCCGGGGCGGCGGACCAGAAGGCCAAGGGCACCGGTCTGGGCCTGTCGCTGGTCCGCGCCCTGGCCGAGCTGCACGGCGGCCGCATGAGCATCGACTCCACCCTGGGCGAGGGCACCGCCGTCACCGTCCGCCTGCCCGTCGTCACGGTCGCCCGACCCGTGCCGGTCGAAGGGGCGGAAATCATCCCGCTGAACGCGGGGGGGTAGACGAGCCTCTCCCTCCCCTTCGGGGGAAGGAGAGTCCGGTCTTCAGACCGTCCCCAGCCCCACGAACGCGCGGGCCGCCGCGAAATCCCCGGCCTCGAACAGGGTGGTGGCGACGCTGCCGTCGCGGAACAGGAATTCGACCAGGAAGGGCTCGCGCGGGTCCAGCACCGCCAGGGCGTCGGCCCCCGAGGCCGGAAAGCGCCAGATCTCGCCCTGGGTCCGGCCGGTGGCCAGCAGGGTCGGGGCGGCCGGGCCGGTGCCGGCCGACCAGATCGTCTTGCGCGCGCGCTCGGGCGGCAGGGCGGCGGACCCGGCCGGGGTCAGCCACGGACGGCTGGCCAGGGCGGGATCGCGCATCACGATCCGCGCCGCATAGGGTCGCGGCCGACCGACGAAGGACACCACCGCCGTCAGGGCATTTCCCCCCGTCGGCATGGCGCTGAGCCCGAACCGCACCGGCGAGGCCCCGACCACCGACGGCTGGACCAGACGCCAG is a window encoding:
- a CDS encoding flagellar FliJ family protein; this encodes MTAWAHSLIRISNYEVETLQKRLSEISARKASAEMRLAVLEAEAEVERERARMDAEAGMLLQAYLAGWKARKGAAESTLSTLDAEEEGARDALTGAYSELKKFEHVAETTRLNALIAAGKRETAAFDEMGLRKRSA
- a CDS encoding endo-1,4-beta-xylanase, which gives rise to MPFPIGTAAMAGQFDDPAWVHLALTHVSQLTPEWEMKMEYILAGPDDYRWDAPDRIAAFCVTHGLRLHGHALIWYAQGAEVFEGLDRARFIEAFDGYIATVAGRYRGRAVGWDVVNEAVAEDGNGLRDCHWSRALGQDGYIARAFEQAKAADPDAVLFLNDYNLENNPTKGATFLRLVERLLKAGVPIGGLGTQSHLDIEIPAGQTRAFFRDAAAFGLPIHVSELDASLRSEGRIDTRSPRQRIDQQTARVAELTEAFVALPPAQRYAFTVWGMRDTDSWLRRDARDDGKDSPLLFDAAGQPTPMFDAVAGVIRAR
- a CDS encoding Ca2+-dependent phosphoinositide-specific phospholipase C — protein: MSFLSKALLAALSLLFAAPASAQDDLRINQIQILGSHNSYRPYPDAAMLAAVRAVAPTEVAGLEYGHPPLDQQLALGVRQFEFDPVSDSAGGLFAAPYADDPEALRIMRAPGAKVLHIPPFDYRTDCLTLALCLQGVADWSDAHPGHPLLVILVNNRDAPEPYTAEGLDAVDVTIRGVFGPDRLITPDRVRGDHASLRDAVLARAWPTVEAARGKVLVVHDTGSRLNALYAEGHPGLRGRAMFGFYPEDADEAAIFNIQDPVAEGATIRRLVAQGFLVRSRADSGTVEARAGDLGRLEAAVQAGAQIISTDYYPGAPDPLGLGFVVRLADGFSQPNPRAAAAGGGDHP
- a CDS encoding peptidase S14 translates to MTDLNALDFARPAILLGGDVDYAMYWNFRAQLDAAPQTGLVVLELSTLGGDPEVARMMGEDIRFQSEISPDRRFAFLGKAVVYSAGATLMGFFAPGNRFLTRGTRLMIHERKMDKTLAINGPLTSCLATVKAMLHELEHSILIQREGFRNLIIGSSVTLDDLESRAPANWYIEANEAVELGLVSAVI
- a CDS encoding Crp/Fnr family transcriptional regulator, yielding MAKLHRRNALLEQLSKTDRDAIAPHLSDFNFKLGQVFGEPDEDVRHICFVNHGIISAVSIMTTGETVEAYMVGFEGFTGVTAWLTPYRTSVRYVGQLAGNALRIEARRLRELSSDHPGLRNVLALYDASLQVELEQSAPCNALHRTEQRFAKWLLRAHDRAGGDTLFMRQEFLANMLGAQRTTVNEAAQSLASAGAITYSRGKVVITDRVILERAACECYAAAKGVADRRRASPAGET
- the ctrA gene encoding response regulator transcription factor CtrA; protein product: MRVLLIEDDHATAQSIELMLKSEGFNVYTTDLGEEGIDLGKIYDYDLILLDLNLPDMSGLEVLRQLRVGKVNTPVMILSGSTEIETKVKTFGGGADDYMTKPFHKDELIARTHAVVRRSKGHAQAIIHTGEIAVNLDGKTVEVHGHRVHLTGKEYQMLELLSLRKGTTLTKEMFLNHLYGGMDEPELKIIDVFICKLRKKLATAAGGKHYIETVWGRGYVLRDPSENASPVSAAA
- a CDS encoding DUF6456 domain-containing protein is translated as MSVETEAWDLPDSPTVARARRLLARPSAWLAEAAAGRYGLRLTADRRTRPIMTLDETTFRALVASPGLKARPQGGWVAVPSRAGAAPPPAGVPSRIAGERLVMQADGRLTTHRSNLGESPVAWLARRKDAHGRPWLEPAEVAAAERLRHDAELAQAGPSLTMRWDALPRAGGGSAARIEPGDRALAAGRRVAEALSACGPRCRAFVEQACLRDTALQAAERALGVPRRQGKLLLKEGLAALAAHYGIGGRQ
- a CDS encoding SufE family protein; the protein is MTDAATIDDTLAELIEDFDVLEDWEQRIAYVIDLGKDLEPLPDADRIEPNKVPGCAAQVWLASGREGDRLVFRADSDSAISKGNVALLLKLYSRRPADQILAFDAKAALDRLGLPQALTRQRANGLNAMVGRIRQEAMGEVRQ
- a CDS encoding HAMP domain-containing sensor histidine kinase, translating into MTASPPSTPDAPPAPVRPGVGEGVPALAAWHGAWAAAATVMTLGGLWPGALDGPAAFGCLAMMVPGLAGLALMARDGTGERALVLVVWTVSAVAAAVLSGGLGGPLVGFITMPFVAALALGGPRHGVRLAQGGALGCAVAAVGGQMSAAFIGAPGLDIGMATASSLLASLAAVLAVRLSWRLRESRLTAAEEATRRVEGLLSGQPGLTLVLEPTGRVIGAYGSAPPALLVDPLFDQGLIASVHAPDRPAILAAIDAALRGQAAEVAFAPRQALDRRVILILRRFDDGHTASSGPPRLIAQAFDGTRQFAIEVGLEAARAEAEARDAGKTRFLANMSHELRTPLNAVLGFSDVMRQRLFGPLSPKYGEYADNIHEAGSHLLDLIGDVLDVSKIEAERYELNREPFDAREVVSAAVALVRVAATDKEVSLASLLPDEVLEVEADRRALKQITLNLLSNAIKFTPAGGSVTLTLETIGPYLELIVSDTGVGIAARDLQRLGRPFEQAGAADQKAKGTGLGLSLVRALAELHGGRMSIDSTLGEGTAVTVRLPVVTVARPVPVEGAEIIPLNAGG